Sequence from the Catenuloplanes indicus genome:
TGGCGCTCTACCCGCTGTCCGTACCGTGGGCGAACCTGGTGTTGATCCTGGTCGTGCCGCTGGTCGCGATGCTCGGCGCGGGCCTGCTCACCCGGTCCCGGTTGCCGATCGAGCGCCGCCGCCCGACCTGACCCGGCACCCCGCCGCCGGGCCGTGTCATCCGGCCCGGCGGCGGGCAGAATGCCGTCATGAGACTGCGGCAGACCGTCCTCGACACCACGGACCCGCGCGCGCTTGCCGAGTTCTACCGGGAGCTGCTCGGCCTGGCGTACCGTCCGGGCGACGAGCCACCGGCACCCGGCGCGGACGACCCGCTCGGCCGCGACTGGCTGGTGCTGCGCGAGCCCGGCGGCGTGCCGAGGCTCGCGTTCCAGTACGTGTCCGAGCTGCCCCGGCCCACCTGGCCGGTCTCCCACGAGATTCCCCAGCAGCTGCACCTGGACATCGCCGTCGACACCGCCGCCGAGCTGGACGCGCAGCACCCGCGCGTGCTCGCGCTCGGTGGCACGCTGCTGCTGGAACGCCTGGACGACGACGAGCCGCTGCGCGTCTACGCCGACCCGTCCGGCCACCCGTTCTGCGTCTTCGTAGGCTGAGGGCGTGAGCTGAGCCATAACCGTCGAACCAGGAACGGTTACAGTGACGTTTCTTCGGTCACCTGACGTGGCATCGGAGGACACTGTGACAACCGTGGGTTTCATCGGGCTGGGCACCATGGGTCAGCTGATGGCGCTGAACCTGGTCCGGGCCGGCACCGACCTCGTCGTCTGGAATCGCACGGCGTCCCGCGCCGAGCCGCTGCGCGCCGCCGGTGCCCGCGTCGCCGGGACCTCGGCCGAGGTCTTCACCGGTTCCCAGGTGATCATCCTGATGCTCGCCAACGCCGCCGCGGCGGACGCGGTCCTGGAGGACGCCGACGTCGCCGGGCGGATCGTGGTCCACATGGGAACGATCGCGCCGGAGGACTCCCAGCGTCTGGAGTCGGCCGTCCGGGCCGGCGGCGGCAGCTACGTCGAGGCGCCGGTCTCCGGCTCCCGCGTCCCGGCCGAGCAGGGCGCGCTGGTGGCCATGCTGGCCGGCGACCCCGAGGCGATCGGGACGGTACGCCCGCTGCTCGCCCCGATGTGCCGCGAGACCATCGTCTGCGGCCCGGTCCCGGACGCGCTCACCATGAAGCTGGCCACCAACATCTTCATGCTGAGCAGCGTCATGGGCCTGGTCGAGGCGTTCCACTTCGCCGCCCGCAACCACCTCGACCTGGGCACGCTGCGCAGCATCGTCGACAACAGCCAGATGACCAGCGACATCTCCCGGGTCAAGTCCGGCAACCTGGTCGCCCGCGACTTCACCGTCCAGGGCGGCGCCGCCGACGTCCTGAAGAACCTCGCGCTGGTCGCCGGCGCGGCCCGCGCCGCCGGTGTCTCCGCGCCGCTCACCGAGACCATGCACCGCCTGATGGAGGAGACCGTCGTTCTGGGCCACGGCTCCGACGACTTCACCGCGGCCATCAAGGCCCTCGAGGCCCGCGACGCCTGAACGGGCCGGCGCGGGTCAGCGGAGCCAGTCGTTGACGTCGTCGTGGAACAGGAGGCGGATGAGGGCGATGTTGATGACGATGCCGAGGATGGACTGGAGGGCGGCGCCGGTGAGGATGTTGATGACGCCGCCGAGGACGTTGAGGCCGCAGATGGCGGCCGCGGCCGTGCGGGCCCACGCGACGCCGCGCCAGATCAGGATGCCGGTGACGATCTGGACGGCGGAGATGACCAGCTGGGCGATGAGCAGCGCGTAGGACCACGCGGGTACGTCGGAGCCGCGGCCGGCCTCCTCGCCGAGCAGCGCGATGAGCGCGACCGAGACGACCAGGCCGAGCGCACCGAGGACGGCCAGCATGACGGAGACGAGTTTGACCTGACGGGGGCGGGTGCGCGGCGGCACCGGCGAGTGCTGGATGTCACTCATCGACCCATGCTATTGTCCCGCGTCAATGTTTTTGATCTTGCGGCCGTGGATCGTGCCGGGAGGCGGATCGTCCGGCCGGCGGTGTCGGGTATCGAGGCTCACCGGTTGTTGCTCCAGTGGCCACAGTGGTGGGAGCATCGTGACTCGCGGTTCCTGCCCCGAAGACCCGAGGTTCAACGTGCTGATGGACGACACGGATCGGCATCCGGTCACCGAGCTGCTCGGTGCCTACTACATGGATGCGCTGCCGATCGAGCAGGGTGACGAGATCGAGCGTCACCTCGCCGAGTGCGCCCGCTGCCGGGAGACCGCGGACGAGGTGATCGAGCTGGTCGCGACGCTCGCGCTGGTCGAGGGGGAGGGCCGGCAGCAGGTCATCGACGAGTTCGGTGCCGGGGCGGCGACGTCCGTGGCCGGGGCCGCGCCGGAGGTCGTGCCGGTGGTCTCGGTGCGGCGCCCGGAGGAGCAGCCGGAGAGCCGCCCGGAGCAGCGTCCGGATCAGCCGGCGCGCGGGAGCCGGGACCGGACCGGGCCGCCCGGCAGCCGGCGGCCGTCGGGGGCGCCGGGGCCCGGCAGTCAGCGGCCGCGCAGCCGGCGGCGGGCGCTGGCCGTGACCGGCGCGCTCTTCGCGGTGGCGGTCATCGCGGCCGGTCTGGCCGGGGTGGCGCTGTTCCGTGGGCTGACCGGGTCGCCCGCGGACGGGTACGAGACGGTCGCGGCCACCGGCCGGGAGGGCGCGGCCTCGCTCTCCGTGGTGGTGAGCGAGCAGGAGGAGGGCGACGTGCTCGTCGAGGCGACGGTGTCCGGTCTGACCGCCGGCACCGGTTACCGCCTCTACGCCACGACGGCCGACGGGGAGATCGCCCTGGTCGCGAGCTGGACCGACACCGGGCAGGCGCAGAACCCGTCCGGCCGGCTGGACGTCGAGATCGCCGCACTCGTGTCGTTCACCGTGACCGGCCCGGGTGGCGGCCCGGTGGTGACCGCCGACTTCCGCACCGCGACCAGCAGCACGCCGCCGCGCTGACCCGCGAGCGGCGCACGGATCACGCAATCAGACGACGGACATGCCCACACGCGCGTCCACCTGATCTCCTTGGTGGTGAATGGTGAACAGCACGTCCTCGATCCCTCGCAAGGACGCCGGGGACTCCGAAGCGACGGGTGAGACGCCGGAGGCGGCGCTCGAACACCTGCAGCGGGTGCACCGGCCGGTGCTGCTCGCCTACGTCCGGCAGCTCGTCAAGGGCGACGTCCACTGGGCCGAGGACGTGGTCCAGGAGACGATGGTGCGCGCCTGGAAGAACCCGGACGCGCGCATGCAGGACGGCCGGTGGAGCCGCGGCTGGCTGTGCACCGTGGCCCGGCGGATCGTGATCGACAACATCCGCGCGGCCGCAGCGCGCCCGGCGGAGGCGCCGGACGAGCTGATGCCGGAGATCGCCGCGGCCGAGGTCGATCTGGCCGCCCGGCTGGACGACCGGGAGATCCGGGCCGCGATCGCGATGCTGCCGGAGCGGCTCCGGACGGTCCTGGTGGAGATCTTCTACCAGGAGCGGACGGTCGCGGAGGCAGCCGAGGTGCTGGACGTGCCGGCCGGGACCGTGAAGTCGCGGACGTTCTACGCGCTGCGGGCGCTGCGGGGCGCGCTGGACGAGCGGGGCTACAAGCGGCATGACCAGGATTGACCGGCTGACCCACGCGGCCGCGGCGGTGCTGGTCGTGCTGGCGCTGGCCGGGGCGCCGGCCGGTGCCGCGCCGCCGGAGCAGAGCTTCGTGAAGTACTACGTGGTGCGGGACGGCGGCGAGACGCTGTACGACCTGGCGGCACGCCTGCTCGACGACCGCGACCGGTACTCGCAGATCATGCACCTGAACACCGGGCGTGCCCAGCCGGACGGCACCGTGCTGACCGACCCGGGGCGCCTGCGGGCCGGGTGGGTGCTGGTGCTGCCGTGGGACGCGTACGGCGAGGGCGTGACGTACGGGATCCCGCCGGCGAGCGAGCCACGGCGCCCGGACCCACCCGAGGACGCGTGCGCGCGCGACGGGTCCGGCGCCGACCCGGACTGGGCGGTGCTGCGGGTGGCCGCGAACCAGGCCTGGGGACACAGCCGCGGCGAGGAGCAGGTGGTCGCCGTGGTCGGCTCCGGCGTCGACGGCACGCTCCCGGAGCTGACCGGCCGGGTCGAGCCGGGCGTGAACGCGGCCGGCACGCCGGACCGGGCCGACGCGGACTGCCTCGGCCCGGGCACCGCGATGGCGGCGATCATCGCGGGCCGCGCGCCCGGTGCCGGCGGGTTCAACGGCGTGGCACCGGACGCGACCGTGCTGCCGGTGCGGATCCTGACCACCGCGCCGGACGCTTCACCCGAGGTGCAGGCCGCCGGCGTCGAGGCCGCGGCGGAGGCGGACGTGGCGGTGCTGGCGCTGAGCGCGGCCGTGGACGTCACCCGCGCCGACGTGGCCGAGGCGGTCGCGTCCGCGGTCGAGGGCGGCGCGGTCGTGGTGGTGGCCGCACCGGCCGGGCCACCGGCCGGGCCGACGCTGTCGGACGGCGTCATCCGGGTGGCCGGCGTCGGCGCGGACGGCCGGACCGCGGCGGAGTACCGGCACGGCGCGGTGGACATCGCCGCGCCGGGTGTGAACGTCGTCACTCCGGGCACGGACGGGCCGGTCAGCGGCGGTGACTACGCGGTCGCCTACGTGGCCGGCGCGGTGGCGCTGGTCCGTGCCGCGTACCCGGAGCTGACCGTGACCGAGGTGCGGCACCGGGTGCTGGACACCGCGGAGCCGATGACCGAGGCCGGGCGCCCGGACGCGCGGTACGGCTGGGGCATGGTGGACCCGGCCGAGGCGGTGAGCCGGGATCTGCCGGGTGAGACCGGCGGTGATCCGGGTACGCCGCTGACCGCCGGTGGGCGGCCCGGCGGGGACGGCTCGGTCGCGCTGGTGATCGTCGTCCTGGCCGGGCTGGTCGCTGCCGCGCTGCTCGGCCTGCGCTTCCGGCGTCTCTGGCAGGAGTGACGCCGAGCTACAGTTCGTCCGACAACGAACCGGACACCGCGCGTTCCCGGGCCGTCGGGGTACGAACGGTGCGTACAATCCGCGTCTGCGGATCGGCGATGTCGTGAACCCGCGCGGGACACCTCACCTTCACGGTTTCGCCGCCGACCGTAGGGGTCGGCCGGAGTTCGAGCACGGGGCAGGACGGGAGGACACGCTGGTGCGTAGTGACCGCCTGCCGGTGCCCGTGTCCCCGTACGGCCCGTGGCCCGGCCTCGCGCTGCACGTGCACGACCTGACCATCCGTGGTCACCACACCGAGGGGCTCGCCGCGGCGGACGAGTCCGAGGGGATCCTGCTGATCCTCGGCGACCAGCGCACCTGGCGGGTGGCCCGGCTCGGCCGGATGTACGCGCTGGCCGCGCTGGGCCGGCACGAGGAGGCGCTGGGCATCGGCGAGGCGCTGATCGCGGACACCTACTACGGCGGGCCGCGGGCCACCGATGCCAAGATCATGGCGGACACCGCGCGGGCGTACATCAGCATCGCCCGGATCGACGAGGGCCTGAACTACATCGCGCGCGCCACGCTGGTGCTGGACACCGTGCCGACCGGTGGGCCGCGCTACTTCTCCGCGATGGCGTCGCTGTGCGAGGCCGCGAAGTACGCGGAGCTGTTCGAGCTGGCCGACGACATCATGCGGCGGACGCTGAGCGCGTCCGAGGCGCCGGAGCTGTGGCGCACCTCCGCGGAGCTGCAGTACGTGGAGCTGCTGCTGGAGTGGGCGGTCCGGCTGGAGCAGGTGGACCGGGCCGAGGAGGCGGCGGTCGAGGTCGCCAAGGCGGTGACGCTGGTCCGCCGGTGGACCGACCTGGACATCGACTCACCGCTCGCGTTCGCGCTCCTCGCGCTGGGCGCGGCCAAGCAGGGCGACCACGCGGAGGCGATGAAGCAGGTCGACCGGCTGCTGGTGGCCATGCGCGCGGCTGGGCAGAGCCACGAGGCGCGGCTGCTGCACCTCGCACACGGCATCGTGCTGCGCGACCAGGGCGACCTGCGCGGCGCGCGCCGGGAGTTCCAGGCCGGCCTGGAACTGGCCGTGCTCGCGTCGCAGCGGCTGCTCTACCGGTACGAGCTGGCCCGTCTCGCGCTGCGCGAGTCGCCCGGCGAGGCCACCGCGACCGTGTTCGCCGCGCTGCGCGTGCACGTGGAGTCGCTGTGGCGGCTGCGGCTGGACCGGCGCACCATGCTGCGCCAGGCGATGCGCCGGGTGGAGCTGGAGGCGGCGAGGTTCCGCGCCGACCTGGCGGCCAGCTCGGACGCGCTGACCGGGCTCGGCAACCGGCGGATGTTCGACCGCCGGATGGAGCACCTGAACGACGTCGGCTCGCTGCTGCTGATCGACGTGGACGAGTTCAAGGGCATCAACGACCGGTACTCGCACGGCGTCGGCGACCGGGTGCTCGGCGAGATCGCGGCCGTGCTGCGCGCGCACTGCCGCGCGGACGAGGTCGCGATCCGGTTCGGCGGCGACGAGTTCGCCATGTTCCTCGCGGTCGGCGAACGCGAGGCCCGGGTGGTCGCGGAGCGCATCCGCCAGGTGATCCTGTCCCGCGACTGGCACCAGATCGCGCCCGGCCTGCGGGTCACGCTGTCCATGGGCCTGGCCCAGTGCGTGGCCGGTGAATCCGGGCGCGACCTCTACGACCGCGCGGACGCCCGGCTCTACCTCGCCAAGCGCGGTGGACGTAACCAGCTGGCTGCGGCCTGACCACTTACCCGCCGGTGGGTGGGTTGCCAGGCTCATCGAATCCTCATCTTCCGTCGCACAAACTGTCGCGCAACCGGCGGAGCTGCCGGACCATCGGATCGGATCGGCGAACCCGAGGGGCGAGGATGAACGCAGCCACCGACATGATCAGCCGCATCTACCTGGAGTACCGCACGGTGCTGATGCACGACGTGCTGTCGATGACCAAGGGCGACTGGCAGTGGGCCGAGGACGTGGTCCAGGAGACGCTGATCCGCGCCTGGCAGCACGCGGACACACTGGACCCGGCCAAGGGCTCGGTGCGCGCCTGGCTCGGCCGGGTCGCCCGAAACGTGCTGATCGACAGCGTCCGGACCAACCGGGCCCGGCCGTCCGGCGACTCCTGGCCGGTGCCCTCGGGCGAGCAGCGCGACCGGGAGACATGGCGGCACGAGTCCCGGTTCCGGACCAGCGGCGACCCGGCGGACCGGGTGGCGACCGCGATGCTGCTCTCGACGGCCGTCGGGCGGCTGCGCCCGGAGTACCGGGACGTGCTGATCCAGCTGTACTACCTGGACCGGACGGCGGCACAGGCGGCGGACGCGCTCGGCATCCCGGTCGGCACCGTCAAGTCCCGGGCGTTTCACGGGCTGAACGCGCTGCGCCGGCTCGTACCCCGGCACTGAGCCTCTCGGGTTCGGGGAGGCGTAGACGGGCGATGGTGCCGCCGCCGGGGCGCGGGATCAGGTCGAGCCGGCCCTGGTGCAGGCGGGCGACCCAGTCGACGATCGCCAGCCCGAGTCCGGTGCCGTCCGCGCTGCCGGAGCGGAACCGGCCGGTGAGCACGCGCGGGTCGGCGCCGGGGCCGGGGCCGCGGTCGGCCACCACCACCTCGCCCGGGTGGACCGAGACCGTGAGCTCCGCGCGCCGGCCGTCCGTGCGGCCGTGCCGGACCGCGTTCTCGATCAGGTTGCGCACCGCGATCCGGACCACGGCAGGGTCGCCGTGCGCGATGGTGGCCGGCAGCTTGGCACCGACCGTGTTGGGCGGGCGGACCGTCTCCGTGACCACCTCCTCGACCAGCTGATCCAGCCGGAACGGCTCCTTCTGCAGCGTGCGCGTGCCGGCCACCATCCGGGCCCGGGTGAGCAGCGCCTCCACCGAGGCGGTGAGCCGGTCGGCGGAGCGGACGATGCGGGGGAGGAGTTCGCCTGCCCGGTCCGGGTCGCGGATCATGGTCTCCGCGCCGGCCCTGATCGCGGCGAGCGGGTTGCGCAGCTCGTGCGCGGCGTCCGCCAGGAACTGCTCCTGCTGGGCCAGCGACTCCAGGCCGGGCCGGGTGCTGCGGCGCGCGATCAGATGGCCGCCGAACGCGCAGAGCAGTGCGAACGCGGCGCCGCCGCCGAAGAGCGCGCCGAGCAGCAGCCGGTGCTCGCCCTCGGCCGGGCGCGGGTCCGCGGTGGTGATCACCACGCCGGTCGGCCGGGACACGGACTGCACCTCGAACGGGATGGCCAGCATGCGCAGCATGGTGCCGTCCACGGCCTGCACCTCGCCGGTGACCTCGAGTCCGCCGTTCATGGCGGTGGTGGCGAGCGGACGCAGCCGTTCCATGTCGACGCCGGCGTCGTCGCCGTGCCGGGCGAACGCGGGACCGAGACCGGCGCCGCGCAGCTCGAAGACGTACAGGCCGGTGGTGGTGCCGCTGGCGGTCTCGCCGACGCCGGAGAGCCGTAGCGTGCCGGCCTCGCGATAGATGAGCGCGGTGACCGTGTTCGCGGTGATCCGCAGGTCGGCGTCGAGTGCTTCGTGCCGCTGCCGGTTGTCCACATAGGCCGCGACCGTGCCCATGCCGATCAACCCGGCCACGTTGAGCGCGGTGAACAGCACCGTGATCCGGCGCTGCAGCGCGACCAGACGTCCGGCGGTCTGCAGCCGGGCCGGATCCGGGCTCACCGGGCGGCCACGCGGTACCCGACGCCACGGACCGTCTCGATGACCGGCGGGTCACCGAGCTTGCGGCGCAGCTGGGCGATGACCACGTCGACCACGTTGGAGTTCGGGTCGGTGAACTCGTCCCAGCAGTGCTCGCGCAGCGCGGATCGGCTGACCGCCGCCGGATGCCTGGTGACCAGCGCCTCCAGCACGCCGAACTCCTTGGGGGTGAGCGTGAGCAGTACGCCGTCCCGGCGCGCCTCGCGGCGGGCGGTGTCCACCGAGAGGCCACCGACCCGCTGGACCGCGGGCATGGTGCGGGCGTTTCGCCGGCAG
This genomic interval carries:
- a CDS encoding VOC family protein, whose product is MRLRQTVLDTTDPRALAEFYRELLGLAYRPGDEPPAPGADDPLGRDWLVLREPGGVPRLAFQYVSELPRPTWPVSHEIPQQLHLDIAVDTAAELDAQHPRVLALGGTLLLERLDDDEPLRVYADPSGHPFCVFVG
- a CDS encoding NAD(P)-dependent oxidoreductase yields the protein MGFIGLGTMGQLMALNLVRAGTDLVVWNRTASRAEPLRAAGARVAGTSAEVFTGSQVIILMLANAAAADAVLEDADVAGRIVVHMGTIAPEDSQRLESAVRAGGGSYVEAPVSGSRVPAEQGALVAMLAGDPEAIGTVRPLLAPMCRETIVCGPVPDALTMKLATNIFMLSSVMGLVEAFHFAARNHLDLGTLRSIVDNSQMTSDISRVKSGNLVARDFTVQGGAADVLKNLALVAGAARAAGVSAPLTETMHRLMEETVVLGHGSDDFTAAIKALEARDA
- a CDS encoding zf-HC2 domain-containing protein → MDDTDRHPVTELLGAYYMDALPIEQGDEIERHLAECARCRETADEVIELVATLALVEGEGRQQVIDEFGAGAATSVAGAAPEVVPVVSVRRPEEQPESRPEQRPDQPARGSRDRTGPPGSRRPSGAPGPGSQRPRSRRRALAVTGALFAVAVIAAGLAGVALFRGLTGSPADGYETVAATGREGAASLSVVVSEQEEGDVLVEATVSGLTAGTGYRLYATTADGEIALVASWTDTGQAQNPSGRLDVEIAALVSFTVTGPGGGPVVTADFRTATSSTPPR
- a CDS encoding sigma-70 family RNA polymerase sigma factor, translating into MVNSTSSIPRKDAGDSEATGETPEAALEHLQRVHRPVLLAYVRQLVKGDVHWAEDVVQETMVRAWKNPDARMQDGRWSRGWLCTVARRIVIDNIRAAAARPAEAPDELMPEIAAAEVDLAARLDDREIRAAIAMLPERLRTVLVEIFYQERTVAEAAEVLDVPAGTVKSRTFYALRALRGALDERGYKRHDQD
- a CDS encoding S8 family serine peptidase, giving the protein MTRIDRLTHAAAAVLVVLALAGAPAGAAPPEQSFVKYYVVRDGGETLYDLAARLLDDRDRYSQIMHLNTGRAQPDGTVLTDPGRLRAGWVLVLPWDAYGEGVTYGIPPASEPRRPDPPEDACARDGSGADPDWAVLRVAANQAWGHSRGEEQVVAVVGSGVDGTLPELTGRVEPGVNAAGTPDRADADCLGPGTAMAAIIAGRAPGAGGFNGVAPDATVLPVRILTTAPDASPEVQAAGVEAAAEADVAVLALSAAVDVTRADVAEAVASAVEGGAVVVVAAPAGPPAGPTLSDGVIRVAGVGADGRTAAEYRHGAVDIAAPGVNVVTPGTDGPVSGGDYAVAYVAGAVALVRAAYPELTVTEVRHRVLDTAEPMTEAGRPDARYGWGMVDPAEAVSRDLPGETGGDPGTPLTAGGRPGGDGSVALVIVVLAGLVAAALLGLRFRRLWQE
- a CDS encoding GGDEF domain-containing protein produces the protein MRSDRLPVPVSPYGPWPGLALHVHDLTIRGHHTEGLAAADESEGILLILGDQRTWRVARLGRMYALAALGRHEEALGIGEALIADTYYGGPRATDAKIMADTARAYISIARIDEGLNYIARATLVLDTVPTGGPRYFSAMASLCEAAKYAELFELADDIMRRTLSASEAPELWRTSAELQYVELLLEWAVRLEQVDRAEEAAVEVAKAVTLVRRWTDLDIDSPLAFALLALGAAKQGDHAEAMKQVDRLLVAMRAAGQSHEARLLHLAHGIVLRDQGDLRGARREFQAGLELAVLASQRLLYRYELARLALRESPGEATATVFAALRVHVESLWRLRLDRRTMLRQAMRRVELEAARFRADLAASSDALTGLGNRRMFDRRMEHLNDVGSLLLIDVDEFKGINDRYSHGVGDRVLGEIAAVLRAHCRADEVAIRFGGDEFAMFLAVGEREARVVAERIRQVILSRDWHQIAPGLRVTLSMGLAQCVAGESGRDLYDRADARLYLAKRGGRNQLAAA
- a CDS encoding sigma-70 family RNA polymerase sigma factor codes for the protein MNAATDMISRIYLEYRTVLMHDVLSMTKGDWQWAEDVVQETLIRAWQHADTLDPAKGSVRAWLGRVARNVLIDSVRTNRARPSGDSWPVPSGEQRDRETWRHESRFRTSGDPADRVATAMLLSTAVGRLRPEYRDVLIQLYYLDRTAAQAADALGIPVGTVKSRAFHGLNALRRLVPRH
- a CDS encoding sensor histidine kinase — protein: MSPDPARLQTAGRLVALQRRITVLFTALNVAGLIGMGTVAAYVDNRQRHEALDADLRITANTVTALIYREAGTLRLSGVGETASGTTTGLYVFELRGAGLGPAFARHGDDAGVDMERLRPLATTAMNGGLEVTGEVQAVDGTMLRMLAIPFEVQSVSRPTGVVITTADPRPAEGEHRLLLGALFGGGAAFALLCAFGGHLIARRSTRPGLESLAQQEQFLADAAHELRNPLAAIRAGAETMIRDPDRAGELLPRIVRSADRLTASVEALLTRARMVAGTRTLQKEPFRLDQLVEEVVTETVRPPNTVGAKLPATIAHGDPAVVRIAVRNLIENAVRHGRTDGRRAELTVSVHPGEVVVADRGPGPGADPRVLTGRFRSGSADGTGLGLAIVDWVARLHQGRLDLIPRPGGGTIARLRLPEPERLSAGVRAGAARSARETPGT